Proteins from one Natrinema salinisoli genomic window:
- a CDS encoding acyl-CoA dehydrogenase family protein produces the protein MRYNDSDRAREVAERANDLMEEVVLPIERERAGGMAVSSGTVAELREAAREYDVYAPQIPEEYGGMGLSFRDSLPAFEEAGRSLLGQVAMRVDAPDEGNMHLLELAGDDLQKETYLEPLVAGDIKSGFSMTEPMQGAGSDPKMIQTTAEKDGDEWVIDGHKWWTTQGVEADVLIVLARTDPDAHPYEGCSLFLVPADADGVDVIRDVPHMGGGGHGVSHAEIRYENVRVPDEHLLGELNQGFVHAQERLGPARLTHCMRYSGMAQRSLDIAKAYTSERRGFDSTLSDKQSLRHRIADAETKLHMARTGIRDAADRIAAGDEARVPVSMCKVFTANVTQDAIDLAVQCCGANGIGKDLPLSDFYESVRQFRIVDGADEVHRRVIARAAFEDVPEEELEPLTRFGDPNRERSSGH, from the coding sequence ATGCGATACAATGACAGTGACCGTGCACGCGAGGTCGCCGAGCGTGCCAACGACTTGATGGAAGAGGTCGTCCTCCCGATCGAACGCGAGCGAGCCGGCGGGATGGCCGTCTCGAGCGGCACCGTCGCGGAGCTCCGCGAGGCCGCCCGCGAGTACGACGTCTACGCACCACAGATCCCCGAGGAGTACGGTGGCATGGGACTGAGCTTCCGCGATTCGCTGCCCGCGTTCGAGGAAGCGGGCCGCAGTCTTCTCGGCCAGGTCGCGATGCGCGTCGACGCCCCCGACGAGGGCAACATGCACCTCCTCGAGCTGGCCGGGGACGATTTACAGAAGGAAACGTACCTCGAGCCCCTCGTCGCGGGCGACATCAAGTCCGGCTTCTCGATGACCGAGCCGATGCAGGGTGCCGGCTCGGATCCGAAGATGATCCAGACCACAGCGGAGAAAGACGGCGACGAGTGGGTCATCGACGGCCACAAGTGGTGGACCACGCAGGGCGTCGAGGCCGACGTGCTGATCGTCCTCGCGCGGACCGATCCGGACGCCCACCCCTACGAGGGGTGTTCGCTCTTTCTCGTGCCGGCGGACGCCGACGGCGTCGACGTCATCCGCGACGTTCCCCACATGGGCGGCGGCGGTCACGGCGTCTCCCACGCCGAAATCCGGTACGAAAACGTTCGCGTGCCCGACGAACACCTGCTCGGCGAGCTGAATCAGGGGTTCGTCCACGCCCAGGAACGCCTCGGCCCGGCGCGGCTGACCCACTGCATGCGCTATTCCGGCATGGCCCAGCGCTCGCTCGACATCGCGAAGGCCTACACGAGCGAACGCCGCGGGTTCGATTCCACCCTCTCGGACAAGCAGTCCCTTCGCCACCGGATCGCCGACGCCGAGACGAAACTCCACATGGCCCGGACCGGAATCCGCGACGCCGCCGACCGGATCGCCGCCGGCGACGAGGCCCGCGTCCCCGTCTCGATGTGCAAAGTGTTCACCGCGAACGTCACTCAGGACGCCATCGATCTCGCCGTCCAGTGTTGCGGTGCGAACGGCATCGGAAAGGACCTCCCGCTGTCCGACTTCTACGAATCCGTCCGGCAGTTCCGCATCGTCGACGGCGCCGACGAAGTCCACCGCCGCGTCATCGCCCGTGCAGCTTTCGAAGACGTCCCGGAGGAGGAACTCGAGCCGCTGACTCGCTTTGGCGACCCCAACCGAGAACGGAGTAGCGGGCACTGA
- a CDS encoding ABC transporter ATP-binding protein, with amino-acid sequence MTTVLRTEELRKQFGDLVATDDVSLEFDDQHVTSIIGPNGAGKTTFYNLLTGVLQPTSGEIWLRKDGDMTEITDAEPHEVARSGLSRSYQITNIFEGLTVRENLQVARIAHEGRTFDMRSRPDADEELNEEIDELMELTNLTEIAETKCDTLSHGEKRNVEIALALAIEPSVFLLDEPTAGMNPTETEEIVSLIRELNRDIDATFIVTEHDMDVVTDISDRIVVLAEGAVLADGEPEAVLSDERVTEAYLGSETV; translated from the coding sequence ATGACGACTGTCCTCCGAACCGAGGAACTCCGCAAGCAGTTCGGTGACCTGGTCGCGACCGACGATGTCAGCCTCGAGTTCGACGACCAGCACGTCACCAGTATCATCGGTCCCAACGGGGCCGGGAAGACGACGTTCTACAACCTCCTCACGGGGGTATTGCAGCCGACCAGCGGCGAGATCTGGCTCCGGAAGGACGGCGACATGACCGAGATCACCGACGCGGAACCACACGAGGTCGCACGCAGCGGTCTCTCGAGGTCCTACCAGATCACGAATATCTTCGAGGGGCTGACGGTCCGCGAGAACCTGCAGGTCGCACGGATCGCCCACGAGGGACGGACGTTCGACATGCGCTCGCGTCCGGACGCCGACGAGGAGCTCAACGAGGAGATCGACGAGCTGATGGAGCTCACCAACCTGACGGAGATCGCCGAGACGAAGTGCGATACGCTGAGTCACGGCGAGAAGCGCAACGTCGAGATCGCGCTGGCGCTGGCCATCGAACCGTCGGTGTTCCTCCTGGACGAGCCGACCGCGGGAATGAACCCGACCGAGACGGAGGAGATCGTCTCGCTGATTCGGGAACTGAATCGGGACATCGACGCGACGTTCATCGTCACCGAACACGACATGGACGTCGTCACCGACATCTCCGATCGGATCGTCGTCCTCGCCGAGGGTGCAGTGTTGGCCGACGGCGAGCCGGAGGCGGTACTGAGCGACGAACGAGTGACAGAAGCCTACCTCGGAAGTGAGACCGTATGA
- a CDS encoding ABC transporter ATP-binding protein, whose amino-acid sequence MTVLEIDDIDTYYGNSHILHDVSLDLAEGEVVALLGRNGAGKTTTMRSIMGATPPRRGSIRYRGEEIVGKSPDEINELGINLVPEDRRVFPTLTVHENIVLAHKLADDPRPVEEMYELFPILDDLRSNNGQNLSGGEQQMLAVARALVQRPSTLLLDEPTEGLAPVIVDDLRNMLQDVVEQDVTVLLSEQNVNFAFDLATRGYVIDTGSIVYEGSIEEIRERDDLLEKYLAVSPEEVA is encoded by the coding sequence ATGACCGTTCTCGAAATCGACGACATCGACACCTACTACGGAAATAGCCACATCCTCCACGACGTCTCGCTGGACCTCGCGGAGGGGGAAGTCGTCGCACTGCTCGGCCGGAATGGTGCCGGGAAGACGACGACGATGCGCTCGATCATGGGCGCCACCCCGCCGCGACGCGGCAGTATCAGATACCGCGGCGAGGAGATCGTGGGGAAATCGCCGGACGAGATCAACGAACTCGGGATCAATCTCGTTCCCGAGGATCGGCGGGTCTTCCCGACGCTGACCGTCCACGAGAACATCGTCCTCGCGCACAAGCTCGCGGACGATCCCCGACCCGTCGAGGAGATGTACGAGCTGTTCCCGATCCTCGACGACCTGCGGTCGAACAACGGCCAGAACCTGAGCGGCGGCGAACAGCAGATGCTCGCCGTCGCTCGAGCACTGGTTCAGCGGCCGTCGACGCTGTTACTCGACGAGCCGACCGAAGGGCTGGCCCCCGTCATCGTCGACGACCTGCGGAACATGCTTCAGGACGTCGTCGAGCAGGACGTGACCGTCCTGCTCTCCGAACAGAACGTTAATTTTGCGTTCGACCTCGCGACGCGGGGGTACGTCATCGACACCGGGTCGATCGTCTACGAGGGCTCCATCGAGGAGATCCGCGAACGTGACGACCTGCTCGAGAAGTACCTCGCCGTCTCTCCGGAGGAGGTGGCCTGA
- a CDS encoding long-chain fatty acid--CoA ligase, with amino-acid sequence MTDLTIRPFFWRPTNLFPETRLVSRTHDGTVDTSYGEFGERVRSLLAALADRGFGPGDRIGTFGWNHHRHLETYYAAPLSGAQLHTINVQLGDDDIVYIVEDADDDVLFVDPGEPFETIERLWSELSVEHVVVMGETVPETDVDAVAYEDLISEYEPIADDEMPELEEEYPAGMCYTSGTTGRPKGVEYTHKMIYAHAMMVMTPAGLGIEESDVVMPVVPMFHVNSWEFPYAATMAGATQVYPGPSPSAADLLELIEREGVTMTAGVPTVWIDLLEHVDEHGGDLSSLERIVVGGSAAPEEMMRRYDEEFDVTVEHAWGMTETMSIGSVSRPKSRMADWDPSRKYEKRRKQGLLSPGLEMRVVNDAGEEVPWDGESAGELLVRGPTVITEYYNRPEANEEDFDGGPASDASGTSEDVSSSGKWLKTGDIVSVDEDGYIEVVDRAKDVIKSGGEWISSIALESALMANPDVVEAAVVGVPHEKWQERPLATVVTAEDADPDEEELQDHLRETLEQPDWWLPDEIRVLERIPKTATGKFDKQGLREKLDVDAAETEDR; translated from the coding sequence GTGACCGACCTGACGATCCGCCCGTTCTTTTGGCGGCCGACGAACCTCTTTCCGGAGACGCGACTCGTCTCTCGGACGCACGACGGGACCGTCGATACGTCCTACGGGGAGTTCGGCGAACGCGTCAGGTCACTGCTGGCCGCGCTGGCGGATCGCGGCTTCGGTCCCGGCGACCGGATCGGAACGTTCGGGTGGAACCACCACCGCCACCTCGAGACGTACTACGCGGCACCCCTCTCGGGCGCGCAGTTGCACACGATCAACGTCCAGCTCGGCGACGACGATATCGTCTACATCGTCGAAGACGCCGACGACGACGTCCTGTTCGTCGATCCGGGCGAGCCGTTCGAGACGATCGAGCGACTGTGGTCGGAGCTCTCCGTCGAGCACGTCGTCGTGATGGGAGAGACGGTTCCGGAAACCGACGTCGACGCCGTCGCCTACGAGGACCTGATCTCGGAGTACGAGCCGATCGCGGACGACGAGATGCCCGAGCTCGAGGAGGAGTACCCTGCCGGCATGTGTTACACCTCCGGCACGACCGGCCGGCCGAAGGGCGTGGAGTACACCCACAAAATGATCTACGCCCACGCGATGATGGTGATGACCCCCGCCGGCCTCGGCATCGAGGAGAGCGACGTCGTCATGCCCGTCGTCCCGATGTTCCACGTCAACTCCTGGGAGTTCCCCTACGCCGCGACGATGGCCGGCGCGACGCAGGTCTATCCCGGCCCGTCGCCGAGCGCGGCCGACCTGCTCGAGCTGATCGAGCGCGAGGGCGTCACCATGACCGCCGGCGTCCCGACGGTCTGGATCGATCTGCTCGAGCACGTCGACGAACACGGCGGCGACCTCTCGAGCCTCGAGCGGATCGTCGTGGGTGGCAGCGCCGCTCCCGAGGAGATGATGCGCCGCTACGACGAGGAGTTCGACGTCACCGTCGAACACGCCTGGGGGATGACCGAGACGATGAGCATCGGCTCGGTCTCCCGACCCAAGTCCCGCATGGCCGACTGGGATCCGAGCCGGAAGTACGAGAAGCGTCGGAAACAGGGGCTGCTCTCGCCCGGCCTCGAGATGCGCGTCGTCAACGACGCCGGCGAGGAGGTCCCGTGGGATGGCGAGTCCGCGGGAGAACTCCTCGTCCGGGGACCCACAGTCATCACGGAGTACTACAACCGTCCGGAAGCGAACGAAGAGGATTTCGACGGCGGTCCCGCGAGCGATGCGAGCGGGACGTCGGAGGACGTCTCGTCCTCCGGAAAGTGGTTGAAGACCGGCGACATCGTCTCTGTCGACGAGGATGGCTACATCGAGGTCGTCGACCGTGCGAAGGACGTCATCAAGAGCGGCGGCGAGTGGATCTCCTCGATCGCGCTCGAGAGCGCGCTGATGGCCAATCCGGACGTCGTCGAGGCGGCGGTGGTCGGCGTTCCCCACGAGAAGTGGCAGGAACGGCCGCTCGCGACCGTCGTCACCGCCGAGGACGCCGATCCCGACGAGGAGGAACTCCAGGATCACTTGCGGGAAACGCTCGAGCAGCCCGACTGGTGGCTCCCCGACGAGATCCGCGTCCTCGAGCGGATTCCCAAGACGGCGACCGGGAAGTTCGACAAGCAAGGGCTGCGCGAAAAGCTTGACGTAGACGCCGCCGAAACGGAGGACCGATGA
- a CDS encoding SDR family NAD(P)-dependent oxidoreductase, producing MNVLVTGGAGFIGSHIADRLLEQGHHVVTLDVLDSYYDPAIKRHNVQRCSDAGGERFAFVEGSITDEQTIRETITHHDVDVIYHKAAQAGVRASVKNPHKAHRINTTGLVTVLQAAADHGVDRLINASSSSVYGDASSLPYKEDERLRPRSPYAVTKLTGEHYCRVWHDIYDVPTVSLRYFTVYGPRMRPNMAITNFTAKCLEGEPMEIYGDGRQSRDFTHIDDVVDANLALLETDAADGEVLNIGSSDNITIVELAEHIAKVTDSEFALEYTEPVAADARHTHADVSKARAVIDYDPSVSIREGVSSFVDWYRRNREWYEPLVRQS from the coding sequence ATGAACGTACTCGTCACCGGCGGGGCGGGGTTTATCGGCTCGCACATAGCCGACCGGTTGCTTGAGCAGGGACATCACGTCGTTACGCTCGATGTCCTTGATTCGTACTACGATCCGGCGATCAAGCGACACAACGTACAACGGTGTTCCGACGCAGGTGGTGAGCGATTCGCCTTCGTCGAGGGGTCAATCACTGACGAGCAGACGATCCGCGAAACCATAACCCATCACGATGTGGACGTAATCTATCATAAGGCCGCACAGGCTGGTGTCCGTGCGAGTGTCAAAAACCCACACAAGGCCCACCGAATCAACACGACCGGCCTAGTGACGGTGTTGCAGGCTGCAGCCGACCATGGTGTTGACCGTCTCATCAATGCCTCATCGTCCTCCGTGTACGGCGACGCCTCCAGTCTTCCTTACAAGGAAGACGAACGGCTCCGCCCCCGAAGCCCGTACGCCGTCACGAAGCTGACAGGAGAACACTACTGCCGCGTCTGGCATGATATCTACGACGTTCCGACGGTGAGTTTGCGGTACTTCACCGTGTACGGCCCGCGGATGCGACCGAACATGGCGATTACGAATTTCACTGCTAAGTGTCTCGAGGGCGAGCCAATGGAAATATACGGTGATGGACGACAGAGCCGCGATTTCACTCACATCGACGACGTCGTTGACGCTAACCTCGCACTGCTTGAGACGGATGCGGCCGACGGTGAGGTGCTGAATATCGGCTCGAGCGACAATATTACGATCGTCGAACTTGCCGAACACATCGCCAAGGTGACGGACAGCGAATTTGCCCTCGAATACACCGAACCGGTGGCTGCGGACGCCCGCCATACCCATGCTGACGTATCGAAGGCCAGGGCGGTGATCGATTACGATCCGTCGGTATCGATTCGAGAGGGTGTCTCGTCGTTCGTCGACTGGTATCGACGGAACCGCGAGTGGTATGAACCCCTCGTCAGGCAGTCCTGA
- a CDS encoding glycosyltransferase family 39 protein codes for MGLEYQSVGRTVAHYLLAVTVGGLAFAAVGDSTPPVPLGWMTLAVCGAFIVVTVMRHYGSAAEPTSVAITRSARPPRSPGIVVGLLGLLLVGGVLRGYALGVQSFWFDEAISANAAIAILETGQPTFPSGYTYWRALPHTLMVAASMALLGSGEAAARLPSVVAGVITIAATYWLGKKTGGARVGLLAATLLTFATWELAWSRQARMYQLFQLLYTLSIVLLLDVGRTWFDDVRTGVTLAGVSAGAMLTHRIGYVLPPITVVYLAIRGSLDRQFTRRTAGGFLMGTLVLLVVVELVFGAFVSSTATIATIDGNYALAYAEWLAANLQGIFYLGLLGTALTFYRGWYRAGTVLVLAVGPPLWVLSFHTELYATRYLYFGVPIWFVWAAVTVEYVATLVLEGIAVVDRRVRPSSGCGHRITSGQSRGEVTLVVALGLLTVLASGGGVTVMPQATYDLGPNAPQPEFAEAYGYVNEHHTPSDVIAAGWTAPGLYYSGGVDYWLAHDLLGNGNRWTVNGEERYAGAEPVTSADDLQTVMENHERGWIIIDEIAFARLSPDTQAMIQNLPQKHSGSVDVYQWNFSESRERDDTAPFTVRS; via the coding sequence ATGGGCTTGGAGTACCAATCGGTGGGCAGAACTGTTGCGCACTATTTACTCGCCGTGACAGTAGGGGGACTCGCGTTTGCGGCCGTTGGAGACAGCACACCTCCTGTGCCACTGGGCTGGATGACGCTGGCCGTGTGTGGGGCGTTCATTGTCGTGACGGTGATGCGCCACTACGGCTCCGCAGCCGAGCCTACTTCTGTGGCGATAACGCGGTCGGCGCGACCCCCACGGTCACCCGGGATCGTGGTGGGGCTGCTCGGGTTGTTGCTTGTCGGCGGTGTGCTCCGGGGGTACGCGCTCGGCGTCCAGAGCTTCTGGTTCGACGAGGCGATATCGGCGAACGCCGCCATCGCGATCCTGGAGACGGGCCAGCCGACGTTTCCGTCGGGCTACACCTACTGGCGAGCGCTTCCCCACACTCTTATGGTGGCCGCGTCGATGGCACTCCTGGGCAGTGGCGAGGCGGCCGCGCGGCTCCCGTCGGTCGTCGCTGGTGTGATCACCATCGCCGCAACGTACTGGCTCGGCAAGAAGACCGGCGGAGCGCGGGTTGGACTCCTGGCAGCCACACTGCTGACCTTCGCAACGTGGGAGCTCGCCTGGAGCCGCCAGGCCAGAATGTACCAGCTGTTTCAACTCCTCTATACGCTCTCGATCGTGTTGCTCCTCGACGTTGGCCGGACGTGGTTCGACGATGTCAGGACCGGTGTCACACTGGCCGGTGTCAGTGCGGGCGCCATGCTGACCCATCGGATTGGGTACGTTCTCCCTCCGATTACCGTCGTGTACCTTGCCATTAGAGGCAGCCTCGATCGGCAATTCACGCGTCGTACAGCGGGTGGCTTTCTCATGGGCACGCTCGTGCTTCTCGTTGTGGTTGAACTCGTATTCGGGGCCTTCGTGAGTTCCACTGCGACCATCGCGACGATAGACGGGAACTACGCGCTGGCCTATGCTGAGTGGCTGGCTGCCAACCTCCAAGGGATCTTCTATCTCGGACTGCTCGGTACCGCACTGACGTTCTACCGCGGGTGGTATCGCGCTGGAACCGTACTCGTACTCGCGGTTGGGCCCCCTCTGTGGGTGCTGAGTTTTCACACTGAGCTCTACGCAACTCGGTATCTCTACTTCGGCGTCCCGATCTGGTTCGTGTGGGCGGCCGTGACGGTCGAGTACGTTGCCACCCTGGTACTCGAGGGAATTGCAGTAGTCGATCGGCGCGTACGACCAAGTAGTGGCTGCGGACACAGGATTACGTCGGGTCAGAGCAGAGGCGAAGTGACGCTCGTCGTTGCACTTGGGCTCCTGACAGTGCTGGCCAGCGGTGGTGGCGTCACTGTCATGCCACAGGCGACGTATGACCTTGGTCCCAACGCGCCACAGCCGGAGTTTGCGGAGGCATACGGGTACGTGAACGAGCACCACACACCTAGCGATGTCATCGCTGCTGGATGGACTGCGCCAGGGCTGTACTATAGTGGGGGTGTCGACTACTGGCTGGCACACGACCTACTCGGAAACGGGAATCGGTGGACCGTGAACGGTGAGGAACGGTATGCGGGGGCTGAGCCGGTGACATCAGCAGACGACTTACAGACCGTGATGGAGAACCACGAACGTGGATGGATCATCATTGACGAGATCGCCTTTGCGCGACTGTCCCCAGACACGCAGGCGATGATCCAAAACCTCCCCCAAAAGCATTCTGGATCAGTCGATGTCTATCAGTGGAATTTCTCTGAGTCCCGAGAGAGAGACGATACTGCGCCTTTCACCGTCCGATCATAA
- a CDS encoding branched-chain amino acid ABC transporter permease, with the protein MSTQNDGLVDRIGNVGRQAIGNGWTTERFALLGLLALVVVSVGPQFQIYLFTEFLIIALFAVAFNLLYGYTGLLSFGHAMFFGAGAYGLAIVLRDYQSAIAEIVGTGLAPLATFVVGGIAGVALALLLAIPVGYLSVRLEEIYFALITLAFGMLFYSLLLQDPYGLTNGSDGIFVALGGVELGGTQFRLAGRRIYYYITATVVTISIYAIWRIVNSPFGTICKALRESPDRAAALGINVSVHRWMTFIVSALFVSIAGVLIAGFSSVATPNEAHWSMSATPVVATVIGGASYFGGPIVGAFLYHYVRWGISRFPALEAYWELFFGIMLIVVVLYFKQGAAGGLAMVGTWLQDVQAAYDRGGANAATAFVRESIGEKLGSMMSRSTTGQSDDGGTDR; encoded by the coding sequence ATGAGTACGCAAAACGACGGTCTCGTCGACCGAATCGGGAACGTCGGACGCCAGGCGATCGGCAACGGCTGGACGACCGAGCGCTTCGCGCTGCTCGGCCTCCTCGCCCTCGTCGTCGTCTCCGTTGGCCCGCAGTTCCAGATCTACCTCTTCACCGAGTTCCTGATCATCGCGCTGTTCGCCGTCGCCTTTAACCTCCTGTACGGCTACACCGGGTTGCTCTCGTTCGGTCACGCGATGTTCTTCGGCGCGGGCGCGTACGGGCTCGCGATCGTACTACGCGACTACCAGTCGGCGATCGCCGAGATCGTCGGCACCGGACTCGCGCCGCTTGCAACCTTCGTCGTCGGCGGGATCGCCGGCGTCGCTCTGGCGCTCCTGCTCGCCATCCCCGTCGGCTACCTCAGCGTCCGCCTCGAGGAGATCTACTTCGCGCTGATCACGCTCGCCTTCGGGATGTTGTTCTACTCGCTGCTCCTCCAGGACCCCTACGGGCTCACCAACGGCTCCGACGGCATCTTCGTGGCACTCGGTGGGGTCGAACTCGGCGGAACGCAGTTCAGACTCGCCGGACGCCGGATCTACTACTACATCACGGCGACGGTCGTGACGATCTCGATTTACGCCATCTGGCGGATCGTCAACTCGCCGTTCGGGACGATCTGTAAGGCGCTCCGAGAGAGCCCCGATCGAGCCGCGGCCCTCGGCATCAACGTCAGCGTCCACCGCTGGATGACGTTCATCGTCTCGGCGCTGTTCGTCAGCATCGCCGGCGTGTTGATCGCCGGCTTCTCGAGCGTCGCGACGCCCAACGAAGCCCACTGGTCGATGAGCGCGACGCCCGTCGTCGCGACCGTCATCGGCGGTGCGAGCTACTTCGGCGGACCGATCGTCGGCGCGTTCCTCTATCACTACGTTCGCTGGGGGATCAGCCGATTCCCGGCGCTCGAGGCCTACTGGGAGCTGTTCTTCGGAATCATGCTCATCGTCGTCGTCCTCTACTTCAAGCAGGGGGCGGCCGGCGGACTGGCCATGGTCGGTACGTGGCTCCAGGACGTGCAGGCGGCGTACGACCGCGGCGGTGCGAACGCCGCGACGGCGTTCGTTCGTGAATCGATCGGCGAGAAACTCGGAAGTATGATGTCACGATCCACCACCGGACAATCCGACGACGGGGGTACTGACCGATGA
- a CDS encoding SDR family NAD(P)-dependent oxidoreductase: MSELFDLGGRVAVVTGGGRGIGRAIAVELANAGAAVVPSARSTDEIEAVAAEIEDAGGDAVAVPADVTDPDAVRTVIDRAADEFGGVDIVVNNAGFNPDDALGRPENVETESLDRVLDVNLNGAYEVTHAAADHLLESDGGSVINVASVGGLVGLPRQHPYVASKHGLVGLTKSMSLDWAPEVRVNAVAPGYVSTELTEELEGNEQLRQSIIDRTPLDRFADPEEIAGPVVFLASDAGSYVTGSVLAADGGWTAR; encoded by the coding sequence ATGAGCGAGTTATTCGATCTCGGCGGGCGGGTCGCAGTGGTAACGGGCGGCGGCCGCGGCATCGGCCGCGCCATCGCCGTCGAGCTGGCGAACGCAGGGGCCGCGGTGGTCCCGAGCGCCCGCTCGACCGACGAAATCGAGGCCGTCGCCGCGGAAATCGAAGACGCGGGCGGTGACGCAGTCGCCGTCCCCGCGGACGTGACGGACCCCGACGCCGTCCGAACGGTCATCGACCGAGCCGCTGACGAGTTCGGCGGCGTCGACATCGTCGTCAACAACGCCGGCTTCAATCCGGACGACGCGCTCGGCCGGCCGGAAAACGTCGAGACCGAGAGCCTCGACCGCGTGCTCGACGTCAACCTGAACGGTGCCTACGAGGTCACGCACGCGGCGGCGGACCACCTCCTCGAGAGCGATGGCGGCTCCGTCATCAACGTCGCCAGCGTCGGCGGACTGGTCGGGCTCCCGCGCCAGCACCCCTACGTCGCCTCGAAACACGGGCTGGTCGGCCTCACGAAGAGCATGTCTCTGGACTGGGCCCCCGAGGTCCGGGTCAACGCCGTCGCGCCGGGCTACGTCTCGACGGAGCTGACCGAGGAACTCGAGGGGAACGAACAGCTCCGACAGTCGATCATCGACCGCACCCCGCTCGATCGGTTCGCCGACCCCGAGGAGATCGCCGGCCCGGTCGTTTTCCTCGCGAGCGACGCTGGGAGCTACGTGACCGGCTCCGTGCTCGCGGCCGACGGCGGCTGGACGGCGCGATAG